A stretch of the Lolium perenne isolate Kyuss_39 chromosome 3, Kyuss_2.0, whole genome shotgun sequence genome encodes the following:
- the LOC127338612 gene encoding probable CCR4-associated factor 1 homolog 9 — protein MFSLFFFPHHWNLCEDRHTARLILGSCPVRKPVPFGLGVHARAGHVLPSFLPIIKQVQQNLEQMPLFDHRSYSGKKKTSPHCKIRSPASSMDGAVRSVWADNFKAESRLLHQIAPAVVHVALNVQYPGCVFVHGNGRNHRDLTAEERYELIRANVALLMPLQVGIAVRTDDGRRFAWEFNLRGFDITSRKHARDPKSVAYLAGCGVDFSRLPRAGIDGYRLRWLLRDSGLIRARPSWATFAGAYHVAYFVTMMYGEKLPHSLNAFMEMARQLIGRPLYDVKRLAREHDRSCVGALSNVVGKLAAVPPGEGISKSKPAGTGSIMALLAFETLKNKLGADMEKYRHELCGLQVV, from the coding sequence atgttttctctttttttttttccgCACCATTGGAACCTCTGCGAAGACCGACATACTGCTCGGTTGATTCTCGGTTCCTGTCCGGTTCGAAAACCAGTTCCGTTCGGACTCGGCGTCCATGCCAGAGCCGGACACGTTCTCCCTTCTTTCCTCCCCATTATAAAGCAGGTCCAGCAGAACCTGGAGCAGATGCCCTTGTTCGACCACAGATCATACTCGGGAAAAAAGAAGACGTCGCCGCACTGCAAGATCCGGTCGCCGGCGAGCAGCATGGACGGCGCCGTGCGCTCGGTGTGGGCCGACAATTTCAAGGCCGAATCACGGCTCCTCCACCAGATCGCGCCGGCCGTGGTGCACGTCGCCCTAAACGTCCAGTACCCTGGCTGCGTCTTCGTCCACGGCAACGGCCGGAACCACCGCGacctcaccgccgaggagcggtaCGAGCTCATTCGGGCCAACGTGGCCCTGCTCATGCCGCTGCAGGTGGGCATCGCCGTCCGCACCGACGACGGCCGGCGCTTCGCTTGGGAGTTCAACCTGCGGGGGTTCGACATCACCTCCCGCAAACACGCGAGAGACCCCAAGTCCGTCGCTTACCTCGCCGGCTGCGGCGTCGACTTCAGCAGGCTTCCCCGGGCCGGCATTGACGGGTACAGGCTCCGCTGGCTGCTTCGGGACTCCGGCCTCATCAGAGCCCGGCCGTCCTGGGCGACGTTCGCGGGCGCCTACCACGTCGCCTACTTCGTGACCATGATGTACGGCGAGAAGCTCCCGCACAGCCTGAACGCCTTCATGGAGATGGCGCGTCAGCTTATCGGGCGGCCGTTGTACGACGTGAAGCGCCTGGCGAGGGAGCACGACCGAAGCTGCGTAGGAGCACTGAGCAATGTCGTGGGGAAGCTCGCCGCCGTCCCGCCCGGTGAAGGGATCTCCAAGTCGAAACCTGCTGGCACGGGTAGCATCATGGCGCTACTGGCCTTCGAGACGTTGAAGAACAAGCTTGGCGCCGACATGGAAAAGTACCGCCACGAGCTCTGTGGGCTTCAGGTTGTCTAA